From Mustela nigripes isolate SB6536 chromosome 13, MUSNIG.SB6536, whole genome shotgun sequence, one genomic window encodes:
- the PLEK2 gene encoding pleckstrin-2 has protein sequence MEDGVLKEGFLVKRGHIVHNWKARWFILRQNTLLYYKLEGGRKVTPPKGRILLDGCTITCPCLEYENRPLLIKLKTRTSTEYFLEACSREERDAWAFEITGAIHAGQPGKVQQLHILKNSFKLPPHISLHRIVDKMHDSSSGIRPSPNMEQGSTYKKTFIGSSLVDWLISNSFSANRLEAVTLASMLMEENFLRPVGVRSMGAIRSGDLAEQFLDDSTALYTFAESYKKKISSKEEISLSTVELSGTVVKQGYLAKQGHKRKNWKVRRFVLRKDPAFLHYYDPSKEENRPVGGFSLRGSLVSALEDNGVPTGVKGNVQGNLFKVITKDDTHYYIQASSKAERAEWIEAIKKLT, from the exons ATGGAGGACGGGGTGCTCAAGGAAGGCTTCCTCGTCAAGAGG GGTCACATTGTCCACAACTGGAAGGCGCGGTGGTTCATCCTCCGGCAGAACACGCTGCTGTACTACAAGCTTGAGGGGGGTCGGAAGGTGACCCCTCCCAAGGGTCGGATCCTTTTGGATGGCTGCACCATCACCTGCCCCTGCCTGGAGTATGAGAACCGACCT CTACTCATTAAGCTGAAGACGCGAACGTCCACCGAGTACTTCCTGGAGGCCTGTTCCCGAgaagagagggatgcctgggccTTTGAGATAACGGGGGCTATTCACGCGGGGCAGCCGGGGAAGGTCCAGCAGCTGCACATACTCAAAAACTCCTTCAAGCTGCCGCCTCACATCAGTCTGCA TCGCATCGTGGACAAGATGCACGACAGCAGCAGTGGAATCCGACCAAGCCCCAACATGGAGCAGGGAAGCACCTACAAAAAGACCTTCATAG GCTCCTCCCTGGTGGACTGGCTCATCTCCAACAGCTTTTCTGCCAACCGTCTGGAAGCCGTGACCCTGGCCTCCATGCTCATGGAAGAGAACTTCCTGAGGCCGGTAGGTGTCCGAAGCATGGGAGCCATTCGCTCTGGAGACCTGGCCGAGCAGTTCCTGGATGACTCCACAGCCCTGTACACTTTC GCTGAGAGCTACAAGAAGAAGATAAGCTCCAAGGAAGAAATTAGTCTCAGCACTGTGGAGTTGAGTGGTACAGTGGTAAAACAAGGCTATCTGGCTAAGCAG GGGCACAAGAGGAAAAACTGGAAGGTGCGGCGCTTTGTCCTGAGGAAGGATCCGGCTTTCCTGCATTACTATGACCCTTCCAAA GAGGAGAACCGGCCAGTAGGTGGGTTTTCTCTTCGTGGTTCACTCGTGTCTGCTCTGGAGGATAATGGCGTTCCCACGG GGGTTAAAGGGAATGTCCAGGGGAATCTCTTCAAAGTGATTACCAAGGATGACACGCATTATTATATCCAGGCCAGCAGTAAGGCTGAGCGAGCTGAGTGGATTGAAGCTATCAAAAAGCTAACGTGA